The Candidatus Omnitrophota bacterium genomic sequence GCACCTCAACGAACTGGCGTTGGGCGGCACGGCGGTGGGGACGGGTCTCAACGCGCCCATTGGTTTCGCAGAGAAAGCCGCCGCTTGCATCGCTGGTCTAACGGGGCTGCCCTTTGTTACCGCGGAAAACAAATTCGAATCGCTGTCGGCGCATGACGCCGTCGTAGAAGCCAGCGGCGCGACGAAAACGCTGGCGGCGTCGCTCTTCAAGATCGCCAACGATATCCGCTGGTCGGCGTCGGGGCCGCGCTGCGGCATCGGGGAACTAATGCTACCCGAAAACGAGCCGGGTTCCAGCATCATGCCGGGCAAGGTCAATCCCACTCAATGCGAATCCGTAACGCAAGTGGCGGTGCAGGTTATGGGCAATGACGCCGCCATCGCCTACGCCGGAGCCTCGGGCAACTTTCAATTGAACGTATTCAAGCCGGTGATGATTTACAACCTGCTGCAATCCATCAGGCTGCTCGCCGACGTCTGCGATAGTTTCAACGACAATTGCGCCGTCGGCATTCAAGTCAACCAGGTTAACGTCAAGAAAAACCTGGAAGGCTCGCTGATGCTGGTCACGGCGTTGAATACGCATATCGGCTACGACAAGGCCGCCAGCATCGCTAAGAAGGCGCACAAAGAAAATAAGACGCTAAAACAAGCGGCGATGGAATTGGGATTGCTCACGGAAGAGGAATTCGACAAGATCGTCAGGCCGGAGAAGATGATCGGACCGAAGTAATGATGAGTGATGAATGATGAATGATGAAAAGGCGGGCGTTTGTCCCGCCTTTTTTATTCAAACTATCTTACAAAAACCGGGCGATGGGTTCTCCCATTTGGAGAGATGCGCCTGGCTCGGTCAGCGGTTCGACGCGGCCATTGGGCAGGAGCATGAGGACGGTGGAGCCGAGTTTGAAGCCGCCGAGCAAGGCTCCTTTTTCGTACTTATTTCCTACCTGCGCCAGACATTCGACGCCGCTGACGAGAAACGATCCAACGAGAATGAGGATAATCGGGCAACCGGAAGCGGTTTCGCCGTGGATAACCAACCGCTCGTTATGAATCTCTCCCGATTTCATGAAAAGGATCGGACGGCAAAAGGCGGGATGATAGTCCAATTTTTTCACCGTCATGGAAGCAGGAAAAAGAAGGTAGTGCAGATTCAACGGCGAGAGATAAATATTGAAGCAACGTCCCGACTCGAACGCTTCCCGCCCTTCGCAACGATGGACGATTTCCTCGAAGGAATAATTCTCTTGCCGTTGGAATCCGCGCTTGCCGCGAATTTCTTCCGAAGCGCGCAGCGTCTGGATTTCGGTCAATTTTCCTTGAACGGGCGAGAGCAATAGATTTTCCTCG encodes the following:
- the fumC gene encoding class II fumarate hydratase, giving the protein MEYRIEKDTMGEVQVPKTAYYGAQSARSISNFKIGVERFPREFIKAFGVLKKACALVNFELGIMSAEKKDLIVRAADEVIEGKLDEHFPLVVWQTGSGTQTNMNANEVIANRAIELAGGVLGSKTPIHPNDDVNKSQSSNDTFPAAMHIAAVMEIHRRLIPAVTRLMETLDAKSKEFMDIIKIGRTHLMDATPLTVGQEFSGYAAQLRHGLKRIEHCLPHLNELALGGTAVGTGLNAPIGFAEKAAACIAGLTGLPFVTAENKFESLSAHDAVVEASGATKTLAASLFKIANDIRWSASGPRCGIGELMLPENEPGSSIMPGKVNPTQCESVTQVAVQVMGNDAAIAYAGASGNFQLNVFKPVMIYNLLQSIRLLADVCDSFNDNCAVGIQVNQVNVKKNLEGSLMLVTALNTHIGYDKAASIAKKAHKENKTLKQAAMELGLLTEEEFDKIVRPEKMIGPK
- a CDS encoding phosphatidylserine decarboxylase, with product MNPFDEFQQNPFPRPRSWIERLADAIGLNRFFLREGRRPEIRAEENLLLSPVQGKLTEIQTLRASEEIRGKRGFQRQENYSFEEIVHRCEGREAFESGRCFNIYLSPLNLHYLLFPASMTVKKLDYHPAFCRPILFMKSGEIHNERLVIHGETASGCPIILILVGSFLVSGVECLAQVGNKYEKGALLGGFKLGSTVLMLLPNGRVEPLTEPGASLQMGEPIARFL